In Populus alba chromosome 9, ASM523922v2, whole genome shotgun sequence, a genomic segment contains:
- the LOC118027711 gene encoding uncharacterized protein isoform X2, which translates to MAFHVACPITCRRICFCSLGFPRDLHSRKPKADFLFDVAGIDEFLTDPLGIRASREGTVLVSVPKVVPVPVPVPASIPPTHSLEVVSARDREGDGGVGEDAFSTQTKRVAIQRQAAAAKASAEYYAKKVASKDTPGEDADPFCQICFVGQTRGSERARKMLPCKSCGKKYHRSCLKTWARHRDLFHWSSWTCPSCRTCEVCRKTGDPSKFVFCRRCDGAYHCYCQHPPHKNVSSGPYLCPKHTRCHSCGSSVPGNGLSVRWFLGYTCCDACGRLFVKGNYCPVCLKVYRDSESTPMVCCDICQRWVHCHCDGISDEKYLQFQADGNLQYQCATCRGECYQVKDLKDAIQELWRRRDKADRGLIASLRAAAGLPAEEDICSISPYSDGDGNGPEALRNDFGYSINLSLKGIGGKSPKKSKDHGKKHWNKKYPKKKSCHAASISKSEPHQHDIHSYVHDMDDCKNYDSESQAKGGSDKSCSLVAGIVNHTEGVCSISQPGGLKHKFVDEVMVSDGERTSNVFKIKSNKPHDVDSWDDTEKHAGKSKSVKAKRLVINLGARKINVSSPPKSDVQSCQSELDLKVSNRDTVDHSGQTRGLIKFARREGNLIKFGKVKAEASNFNPKSDGGSHSDGYETVPLDHARVSSAKKSLEGSRAVVRPAGGEVPTLRSDKLSLGKQSEVRPDTHTESNGDSGDTPIFHSLPKESKLSLKLKIKKPNLENQSSLIHLHEEEKSNIRGQRSKRKRALSLMEKTMYNEDEGMPPSHLDSEMTEADWILKKLGKDAIGKRVEVHQPSDNSWHKGVVSDIVEGTSMLSVALDDGIVKTLKLGKQAVRIVSQKQKRSKT; encoded by the exons ATGGCCTTTCACGTAGCTTGCCCAATTACATG TCGCCGAATTTGTTTTTGCTCCCTAGGGTTTCCGCGAGATCTCCACTCTAGGAAACCAAAGGCTGACTTCCTGTTCGATGTAGCGGGAATCGATGAGTTTTTGACGGATCCTCTGGGAATTAGGGCTTCCAGGGAAGGAACTGTCCTGGTTTCCGTTCCTAAGGTTGTGCCTGTGCCTGTGCCTGTGCCGGCTTCGATTCCTCCGACGCATTCGCTAGAGGTCGTTTCGGCGAGAGATAGAGAAGGTGATGGTGGTGTGGGGGAGGATGCTTTTTCAACGCAGACTAAGCGCGTGGCTATTCAAAGGCAGGCTGCTGCTGCTAAGGCATCTGCCGAGTATTATGCTAAGAAG GTTGCCTCAAAAGATACTCCTGGAGAAGATGCAGATCCATTTTGTCAGATATGCTTTGTGGGTCAAACTAGAGGAAGTGAGAGAGCAAGGAAGATGCTCCCATGCAAAAGTTGTGGCAAGAAGTACCACAGGAGCTGTTTGAAAACTTGGGCTCGGCATCGAG ATTTATTTCACTGGAGTTCGTGGACCTGTCCATCTTGCCGAACTTGCGAG GTATGCCGAAAGACTGGAGATCCAAGTAAGTTTGTGTTTTGCAGAAGGTGTGATGGTGCTTATCACTGTTACTGCCAGCATCCTCCACACAAG AATGTCAGCTCTGGACCATACTTGTGCCCCAAACATACAAGGTGTCACAGCTGTGGATCTTCTGTCCCAGGAAATGGACTAAGTGTGAG GTGGTTTCTGGGATACACTTGCTGTGATGCTTGTGGAAGATTATTTGTGAAGGGAAATTATTGCCCTGTTTGCTTGAAG GTTTATAGAGATTCAGAATCAACTCCAATGGTTTGCTGTGATATATGCCAGCGATGGGTGCACTGTCATTGTGATGGCATCAG TGATGAAAAATATCTTCAGTTTCAAGCAGATGGAAACCTCCAGTACCAATGTGCCACATGTCGTGGAGAATGCTATCAG GTAAAGGATCTCAAAGATGCTATTCAAGAGCTGTGGAGGCGACGAGATAAGGCTGATCGAGGTTTAATTGCAAGCTTGAGAGCTGCTGCTGGGTTGCCAGCCGAAGAAGACATATGTTCTATCTCTCCTTATTCAGATGGTGATGGAAATGGTCCGGAGGCACTAAGGAATGATTTTGGGTATTCTATAAATCTCTCTCTCAAAGGGATAGGCGGCAAGTCACCAAAGAAGAGCAAGGACCATGGAAAGAAacattggaataaaaaatatcccaagaaaaaaagttgtcaTGCTGCTTCAATTAGTAAGTCAGAACCACATCAGCATGACATTCATTCTTACGTACATGATATGGATGATTGCAAGAATTATGACTCGGAGTCTCAAGCAAAAGGAGGATCTGATAAAAGTTGTTCTCTTGTTGCTGGTATTGTGAACCACACTGAAGGGGTTTGCTCAATCAGTCAGCCAGGGGGTTTGAAACACAAGTTTGTTGATGAGGTGATGGTGAGTGATGGAGAAAGGACATCCaacgtttttaaaatcaagagTAATAAGCCTCATGATGTGGATAGTTGGGATGATACTGAAAAACATGCCGGCAAATCTAAGTCTGTTAAGGCAAAGAGATTAGTAATAAATCTAGGTGCACGAAAAATAAATGTCAGTAGTCCTCCAAAATCTGATGTTCAAAGCTGCCAAAGTGAACTAGATTTGAAGGTTTCCAACA GAGATACAGTTGATCACTCTGGGCAAACAAGAGGTTTGATTAAGTTTGCAAGGAGAGAGGGTAATTTGATTAAGTTTGGAAAAGTAAAAGCTGAAGCTTCAAACTTCAATCCCAAATCTGATGGAGGGAGTCATTCTGATGGATATGAAACTGTTCCCCTAGATCATGCCCGTGTTTCATCAGCTAAAAAGAGCCTTGAAGGAAGCAGGGCTGTGGTGAGGCCTGCAGGTGGTGAAGTCCCTACTTTAAGAAGTGACAAGTTATCTTTGGGAAAGCAATCAGAGGTCAGGCCTGATACACATACAGAAAGCAATGGTGATTCTGGTGACACTCCCATTTTTCATTCATTACCTAAGGAGTCAAAACTTTCTTTGAAGCTTAAGATTAAGAAACCTAATCTTGAAAATCAGAGCTCTCTGATTCATCtgcatgaagaagaaaagagtaaCATAAGGGGCCAAAGGTCAAAAAGGAAGCGAGCATTAAGCTTAATGGAGAAAACGATGTATAATGAAGATGAAGGTATGCCGCCATCACATCTAGACAGTGAAATGACAGAAGCTGATTGGATATTGAAAAAATTGGGTAAAGATGCTATTGGAAAACGAGTTGAAGTTCATCAGCCATCTGACAATTCATg GCACAAAGGAGTCGTCTCTGACATTGTTGAAGGCACATCAATGTTATCTGTTGCTCTAGATGATGGTATAGTGAAAACCTTGAAACTTGGGAAGCAAGCAGTTCGCATTGTTTCTCAAAAGCAAAAAAGGTCAAAAACATGA
- the LOC118027711 gene encoding uncharacterized protein isoform X1 has protein sequence MAFHVACPITCRRICFCSLGFPRDLHSRKPKADFLFDVAGIDEFLTDPLGIRASREGTVLVSVPKVVPVPVPVPASIPPTHSLEVVSARDREGDGGVGEDAFSTQTKRVAIQRQAAAAKASAEYYAKKVESGDTVASKDTPGEDADPFCQICFVGQTRGSERARKMLPCKSCGKKYHRSCLKTWARHRDLFHWSSWTCPSCRTCEVCRKTGDPSKFVFCRRCDGAYHCYCQHPPHKNVSSGPYLCPKHTRCHSCGSSVPGNGLSVRWFLGYTCCDACGRLFVKGNYCPVCLKVYRDSESTPMVCCDICQRWVHCHCDGISDEKYLQFQADGNLQYQCATCRGECYQVKDLKDAIQELWRRRDKADRGLIASLRAAAGLPAEEDICSISPYSDGDGNGPEALRNDFGYSINLSLKGIGGKSPKKSKDHGKKHWNKKYPKKKSCHAASISKSEPHQHDIHSYVHDMDDCKNYDSESQAKGGSDKSCSLVAGIVNHTEGVCSISQPGGLKHKFVDEVMVSDGERTSNVFKIKSNKPHDVDSWDDTEKHAGKSKSVKAKRLVINLGARKINVSSPPKSDVQSCQSELDLKVSNRDTVDHSGQTRGLIKFARREGNLIKFGKVKAEASNFNPKSDGGSHSDGYETVPLDHARVSSAKKSLEGSRAVVRPAGGEVPTLRSDKLSLGKQSEVRPDTHTESNGDSGDTPIFHSLPKESKLSLKLKIKKPNLENQSSLIHLHEEEKSNIRGQRSKRKRALSLMEKTMYNEDEGMPPSHLDSEMTEADWILKKLGKDAIGKRVEVHQPSDNSWHKGVVSDIVEGTSMLSVALDDGIVKTLKLGKQAVRIVSQKQKRSKT, from the exons ATGGCCTTTCACGTAGCTTGCCCAATTACATG TCGCCGAATTTGTTTTTGCTCCCTAGGGTTTCCGCGAGATCTCCACTCTAGGAAACCAAAGGCTGACTTCCTGTTCGATGTAGCGGGAATCGATGAGTTTTTGACGGATCCTCTGGGAATTAGGGCTTCCAGGGAAGGAACTGTCCTGGTTTCCGTTCCTAAGGTTGTGCCTGTGCCTGTGCCTGTGCCGGCTTCGATTCCTCCGACGCATTCGCTAGAGGTCGTTTCGGCGAGAGATAGAGAAGGTGATGGTGGTGTGGGGGAGGATGCTTTTTCAACGCAGACTAAGCGCGTGGCTATTCAAAGGCAGGCTGCTGCTGCTAAGGCATCTGCCGAGTATTATGCTAAGAAGGTCGAGTCTGGTGATACC GTTGCCTCAAAAGATACTCCTGGAGAAGATGCAGATCCATTTTGTCAGATATGCTTTGTGGGTCAAACTAGAGGAAGTGAGAGAGCAAGGAAGATGCTCCCATGCAAAAGTTGTGGCAAGAAGTACCACAGGAGCTGTTTGAAAACTTGGGCTCGGCATCGAG ATTTATTTCACTGGAGTTCGTGGACCTGTCCATCTTGCCGAACTTGCGAG GTATGCCGAAAGACTGGAGATCCAAGTAAGTTTGTGTTTTGCAGAAGGTGTGATGGTGCTTATCACTGTTACTGCCAGCATCCTCCACACAAG AATGTCAGCTCTGGACCATACTTGTGCCCCAAACATACAAGGTGTCACAGCTGTGGATCTTCTGTCCCAGGAAATGGACTAAGTGTGAG GTGGTTTCTGGGATACACTTGCTGTGATGCTTGTGGAAGATTATTTGTGAAGGGAAATTATTGCCCTGTTTGCTTGAAG GTTTATAGAGATTCAGAATCAACTCCAATGGTTTGCTGTGATATATGCCAGCGATGGGTGCACTGTCATTGTGATGGCATCAG TGATGAAAAATATCTTCAGTTTCAAGCAGATGGAAACCTCCAGTACCAATGTGCCACATGTCGTGGAGAATGCTATCAG GTAAAGGATCTCAAAGATGCTATTCAAGAGCTGTGGAGGCGACGAGATAAGGCTGATCGAGGTTTAATTGCAAGCTTGAGAGCTGCTGCTGGGTTGCCAGCCGAAGAAGACATATGTTCTATCTCTCCTTATTCAGATGGTGATGGAAATGGTCCGGAGGCACTAAGGAATGATTTTGGGTATTCTATAAATCTCTCTCTCAAAGGGATAGGCGGCAAGTCACCAAAGAAGAGCAAGGACCATGGAAAGAAacattggaataaaaaatatcccaagaaaaaaagttgtcaTGCTGCTTCAATTAGTAAGTCAGAACCACATCAGCATGACATTCATTCTTACGTACATGATATGGATGATTGCAAGAATTATGACTCGGAGTCTCAAGCAAAAGGAGGATCTGATAAAAGTTGTTCTCTTGTTGCTGGTATTGTGAACCACACTGAAGGGGTTTGCTCAATCAGTCAGCCAGGGGGTTTGAAACACAAGTTTGTTGATGAGGTGATGGTGAGTGATGGAGAAAGGACATCCaacgtttttaaaatcaagagTAATAAGCCTCATGATGTGGATAGTTGGGATGATACTGAAAAACATGCCGGCAAATCTAAGTCTGTTAAGGCAAAGAGATTAGTAATAAATCTAGGTGCACGAAAAATAAATGTCAGTAGTCCTCCAAAATCTGATGTTCAAAGCTGCCAAAGTGAACTAGATTTGAAGGTTTCCAACA GAGATACAGTTGATCACTCTGGGCAAACAAGAGGTTTGATTAAGTTTGCAAGGAGAGAGGGTAATTTGATTAAGTTTGGAAAAGTAAAAGCTGAAGCTTCAAACTTCAATCCCAAATCTGATGGAGGGAGTCATTCTGATGGATATGAAACTGTTCCCCTAGATCATGCCCGTGTTTCATCAGCTAAAAAGAGCCTTGAAGGAAGCAGGGCTGTGGTGAGGCCTGCAGGTGGTGAAGTCCCTACTTTAAGAAGTGACAAGTTATCTTTGGGAAAGCAATCAGAGGTCAGGCCTGATACACATACAGAAAGCAATGGTGATTCTGGTGACACTCCCATTTTTCATTCATTACCTAAGGAGTCAAAACTTTCTTTGAAGCTTAAGATTAAGAAACCTAATCTTGAAAATCAGAGCTCTCTGATTCATCtgcatgaagaagaaaagagtaaCATAAGGGGCCAAAGGTCAAAAAGGAAGCGAGCATTAAGCTTAATGGAGAAAACGATGTATAATGAAGATGAAGGTATGCCGCCATCACATCTAGACAGTGAAATGACAGAAGCTGATTGGATATTGAAAAAATTGGGTAAAGATGCTATTGGAAAACGAGTTGAAGTTCATCAGCCATCTGACAATTCATg GCACAAAGGAGTCGTCTCTGACATTGTTGAAGGCACATCAATGTTATCTGTTGCTCTAGATGATGGTATAGTGAAAACCTTGAAACTTGGGAAGCAAGCAGTTCGCATTGTTTCTCAAAAGCAAAAAAGGTCAAAAACATGA